One window of Anaerolineales bacterium genomic DNA carries:
- a CDS encoding sugar phosphate isomerase/epimerase translates to MIKLSYSTFGLTNLDFLRSIEEVDKAGYPGVELSFHRDQFNPFDITNEYLAAIKKKLESLEVTAACVSTASHFFTPQRPHEPSLMSPDLAGRKRRIDLVKRGIHVARALDVPLVTFGSGFIRDEHVSNPSVDPRELLVDSVHQCLNELRDDEDITLLIEPEPGMYIETLEQGMSLVDEVGSNRFQLHLDLNHNYCSETNYLEALGRAAKRAKFLHVSDSQEGYNLKLVKWADGLKMDLNFARYLIYFPESADYLLVDCDHPIYFHDELPDARQKKRIESILGSVNITTDPAFVDFKNLYAGQSPFESEIFVYLISVPGLTYDVLERARPIIIYLRSTKDRNGKLLMDKMVANTLTGIVHFHEIPGEGTMDFAASFKALTDNGFSGYASVELYHHVASWEKALNDSYKHLSQFV, encoded by the coding sequence ATGATCAAACTCAGTTACAGCACATTTGGCTTGACCAACCTCGATTTCCTGCGATCCATCGAAGAAGTGGACAAGGCAGGCTACCCCGGCGTAGAACTTTCCTTCCACCGCGACCAGTTCAACCCCTTCGATATCACAAATGAATATCTTGCCGCGATCAAAAAGAAACTGGAATCATTGGAAGTGACTGCCGCCTGTGTTTCGACCGCATCGCATTTTTTCACTCCACAGCGTCCGCATGAACCTTCGCTCATGAGTCCCGACCTCGCCGGGAGGAAACGCCGCATCGACCTTGTGAAGCGCGGGATCCACGTTGCCCGGGCGTTGGATGTGCCCCTCGTCACGTTCGGAAGCGGCTTCATCCGCGATGAGCACGTCAGTAATCCGTCGGTCGATCCGCGCGAATTGCTCGTGGACAGCGTCCATCAATGTTTGAACGAATTGCGCGATGACGAAGACATCACGCTTCTGATCGAACCCGAACCCGGCATGTACATCGAAACGCTGGAACAGGGCATGAGCTTGGTGGACGAAGTCGGCTCCAACCGCTTTCAACTGCACCTTGACCTGAATCACAATTACTGTTCCGAGACGAATTACCTCGAAGCCCTGGGCAGGGCCGCGAAACGCGCCAAATTCCTGCACGTATCCGATTCACAGGAAGGCTACAACTTGAAATTGGTCAAATGGGCGGACGGCCTCAAAATGGATTTGAACTTCGCCAGGTATCTGATCTACTTCCCCGAATCGGCAGATTACCTTTTGGTAGACTGCGACCACCCGATTTACTTCCACGACGAACTGCCAGATGCAAGACAAAAGAAACGCATCGAATCGATTCTTGGCTCGGTAAACATTACCACCGACCCCGCCTTCGTGGACTTTAAAAACCTTTACGCGGGTCAATCCCCATTCGAGAGCGAGATTTTCGTTTATCTCATCTCCGTCCCCGGTTTGACCTACGACGTGCTGGAACGCGCCCGTCCGATCATCATTTACCTACGAAGCACCAAAGACAGGAACGGTAAACTCTTGATGGATAAAATGGTCGCGAACACCCTGACAGGCATCGTCCACTTTCATGAGATTCCCGGCGAAGGGACGATGGATTTCGCCGCAAGTTTCAAGGCGCTGACCGACAATGGCTTTTCAGGGTATGCGTCCGTCGAACTGTATCATCACGTCGCCTCCTGGGAAAAGGCTTTGAACGATAGTTACAAACATTTGTCGCAATTTGTGTAA
- a CDS encoding S-ribosylhomocysteine lyase has protein sequence MMDFAQLGWEAGTVGELDHRLLKAPHVKLRAATPGPSGDVVYSVDLRINEPNSVFLSSTEMHSFEHFLLWGFQKYMPKNFISVGLMGCQTGFYLILFNEGRMQAVHDVYEKILNDVLAASEVPYANIAQCGNYKNHSLELAQALARRVLEAKSNWRQVI, from the coding sequence ATGATGGATTTTGCCCAACTCGGCTGGGAGGCTGGGACGGTCGGGGAATTGGACCACCGCCTGCTGAAGGCTCCGCACGTCAAATTACGCGCCGCAACGCCGGGACCCTCCGGCGACGTGGTGTATTCCGTCGACCTGCGCATCAATGAGCCGAATTCCGTTTTTCTTTCGTCCACCGAAATGCACTCCTTCGAGCATTTTCTTTTATGGGGCTTTCAAAAATACATGCCGAAAAATTTCATCTCCGTCGGCCTGATGGGATGCCAAACAGGATTTTATCTCATCCTTTTCAACGAAGGGCGTATGCAAGCTGTCCATGACGTGTATGAAAAAATATTGAACGATGTTCTCGCCGCAAGTGAAGTGCCCTACGCCAACATCGCGCAATGCGGCAATTACAAGAACCACAGCCTTGAACTGGCGCAGGCGCTTGCCAGGCGTGTTTTGGAAGCGAAATCCAATTGGAGACAGGTCATTTAG
- a CDS encoding sedoheptulose 7-phosphate cyclase, whose protein sequence is MSKRRVTYQHTIEYEVINTSNLFHPQNWALLSVGRKEDARRFVVVDENVERHFSAEIRNYFSHHHIEAKIVTFPGGEENKTLEHHLYFLRELDSFPIHRRDEPIIAIGGGVLTDVAGFVAANYRRGVPHIKVPTTLMGYVDASIGIKTGINFNGSKNRLGAFHPPQKVLLDKSFLKTLPRRHILNGVCEIIKLAVIKDAGLFDLLEIHGARSVDAHFQDEIGGVILDRAIDGMIDELQPNLFEEELARKVDFGHTFSYGLETRHEAHLFHGEAVLFDILLSAVIASGRNLLSDEETERIFRLVVSLGYELDASLLDPDLLWASLTERTYHRNGLQRVPMPRGIGDCVFLNDIKADEIEFAAKNLEDWIAINYDHV, encoded by the coding sequence ATGAGCAAAAGACGAGTCACATATCAACACACGATCGAATACGAGGTCATCAATACCTCGAACCTGTTCCATCCGCAGAATTGGGCGCTTCTCTCGGTGGGCCGAAAAGAAGACGCCCGCCGATTCGTGGTGGTGGACGAAAATGTGGAGAGGCACTTCTCCGCCGAAATTCGAAACTATTTTTCACACCATCACATCGAGGCGAAGATCGTCACCTTTCCCGGCGGCGAAGAGAACAAGACCCTGGAACACCATCTTTATTTTTTGCGTGAATTGGATTCCTTCCCGATCCACCGCAGGGACGAACCGATCATCGCCATCGGTGGCGGCGTGCTGACCGATGTGGCCGGCTTTGTGGCGGCAAATTACCGGCGCGGCGTCCCGCATATCAAAGTGCCGACCACGTTAATGGGATATGTCGACGCATCGATCGGCATCAAGACCGGGATCAATTTCAACGGGAGCAAGAACCGCCTCGGAGCGTTTCATCCCCCGCAAAAAGTCCTGCTCGATAAATCCTTCCTGAAGACCCTGCCGCGCCGTCACATCCTGAACGGGGTATGCGAGATCATCAAACTGGCGGTCATCAAAGATGCGGGATTGTTCGACCTGCTCGAGATTCACGGGGCGCGAAGCGTCGATGCGCATTTCCAGGACGAGATAGGCGGCGTCATCCTTGACCGTGCAATCGATGGAATGATCGATGAATTACAGCCCAACCTATTCGAAGAGGAATTGGCGCGCAAAGTGGATTTCGGGCACACGTTCAGTTACGGCCTCGAAACCCGCCACGAAGCCCATCTATTCCACGGCGAGGCGGTATTATTCGACATCCTCCTCTCGGCAGTGATCGCGAGCGGCAGGAATCTATTATCGGACGAAGAGACGGAGCGCATCTTCCGCCTGGTCGTTTCGTTGGGATACGAACTCGACGCCTCGCTTCTGGACCCGGATCTGCTATGGGCTTCGCTGACGGAGCGCACCTACCACCGAAACGGACTCCAGCGCGTCCCAATGCCGCGCGGAATCGGGGATTGCGTCTTCCTGAACGATATCAAAGCGGACGAGATCGAGTTCGCAGCAAAGAATTTAGAGGATTGGATCGCCATAAACTATGACCACGTTTGA
- the ubiG gene encoding bifunctional 2-polyprenyl-6-hydroxyphenol methylase/3-demethylubiquinol 3-O-methyltransferase UbiG gives MTTFDNADNREIDKFDRVSQIWWDPKGEMGTLHTINPLRTKFIMEGIATPNPKILDVGCGGGILSEALAKAGAQVTGLDLSEASLQVARRHAQQQGLNIDYRYESTEEFAANHAGVFDAVACMEMLEHVPEPGKVVAACAQALKPGGFAFFSTINRTPKAFLFAIVGGEYILRLLPRGTHTYSKLIRPVELKAWNREAGLEFVRLASLMYNPLARSWKVAPDKEDVNYMAHFKKK, from the coding sequence ATGACCACGTTTGATAACGCCGACAACAGGGAAATCGACAAGTTCGACCGGGTCTCGCAAATCTGGTGGGATCCCAAAGGCGAGATGGGAACGCTCCATACCATCAACCCTTTGCGGACGAAGTTCATCATGGAGGGGATTGCGACTCCGAACCCAAAAATCCTGGACGTGGGATGCGGGGGCGGAATCCTCTCTGAGGCGCTGGCTAAAGCCGGGGCGCAAGTGACAGGCCTGGACCTGTCCGAGGCGTCGCTTCAAGTCGCTCGAAGACACGCTCAACAACAGGGATTGAACATCGACTATCGTTACGAAAGCACCGAAGAATTCGCCGCAAACCATGCGGGCGTGTTCGACGCGGTTGCCTGCATGGAAATGCTGGAGCATGTGCCGGAACCCGGCAAAGTGGTGGCGGCTTGCGCCCAAGCGTTGAAGCCGGGCGGATTCGCCTTCTTTTCGACCATCAACCGCACACCCAAGGCATTTTTGTTTGCGATAGTCGGCGGCGAATATATTTTGCGCCTTTTACCCCGCGGCACACACACGTACTCGAAATTGATCCGCCCGGTTGAATTGAAAGCCTGGAATCGCGAAGCCGGTTTGGAGTTCGTGCGTCTCGCCAGTCTGATGTACAATCCCCTCGCCCGCAGTTGGAAGGTCGCCCCAGATAAAGAAGACGTGAACTACATGGCGCATTTCAAAAAGAAATAA
- a CDS encoding UbiA family prenyltransferase: MKRFFALSRTTHGVLDIALPGFVALLWLGAFPPILTIAVSLFTAFAAYTAIYALNDLVGVLVDKEKYAQGINAGYSVEASDLRYPLARDILPYRSGILWFAVWLALALAGSYYLNPFIVVILISAAILEVIYVLLLKVTYLRTFVSGLVKSSGPIAAIYVVDNNPALPMVLLVLAWVFVWEIGGQNVPADWNDTAEDRRVNAKTIPLQLGTQTAGVIVLITLGLTVLLSLFLPLASPLNLGWFYSLATAAAGAFLLLKPGYDLYRRQTEGRMAAKLFDNASFYPMAQLVIITAFVLISFITT, from the coding sequence ATGAAACGTTTCTTCGCGCTATCCCGCACCACACACGGCGTATTGGATATCGCCCTGCCCGGCTTTGTCGCATTGTTATGGCTCGGCGCGTTTCCCCCAATCCTGACCATCGCCGTATCGCTCTTCACCGCGTTCGCGGCATACACCGCCATCTACGCCCTCAACGACCTCGTCGGCGTCCTTGTGGATAAGGAAAAATACGCGCAGGGAATAAACGCCGGGTATTCCGTCGAAGCCTCCGACTTGCGTTATCCGCTCGCGCGGGATATCCTGCCATACCGAAGCGGCATCCTGTGGTTCGCGGTCTGGTTGGCGCTCGCGCTTGCAGGTTCTTATTATTTGAATCCGTTCATCGTGGTCATCCTCATCAGCGCCGCGATACTCGAGGTCATCTACGTCCTGTTGCTCAAAGTGACCTACCTGCGCACCTTCGTCAGCGGACTGGTCAAATCGAGCGGACCGATCGCCGCCATCTACGTCGTGGACAATAACCCCGCGCTCCCAATGGTTTTGCTCGTCCTCGCTTGGGTCTTCGTCTGGGAGATCGGCGGGCAAAACGTCCCCGCTGATTGGAACGATACGGCCGAGGACAGGCGCGTCAACGCTAAAACCATCCCGCTTCAACTTGGGACCCAAACAGCGGGAGTCATCGTCCTGATCACACTTGGATTAACCGTCCTCCTCAGCCTTTTCCTCCCCCTCGCCTCTCCCCTTAATTTGGGCTGGTTCTACAGCCTAGCCACAGCCGCTGCCGGAGCCTTTTTACTGCTCAAACCCGGCTATGATCTTTACCGCCGGCAGACCGAAGGACGCATGGCGGCTAAACTCTTCGATAACGCCAGTTTCTACCCGATGGCACAGTTGGTCATCATTACCGCGTTTGTGCTGATTTCGTTTATAACAACGTAG
- a CDS encoding von Willebrand factor type A domain-containing protein — MKNSRTPPAGLPFVRAVCALMRKPKTIFSKLGEEKMNTLRKAFGYCAVFLLVFLAACGGSPATEAPATEAEYYDYAPAATEAAPMEEQPASIIPQGGNYPAPTANANNEPYDMFFEDYGVNPSIDTEDDNLSTFALDVDTGSYTVMRNYLNDGFLPPSESVRVEEYINYFDQGYELPSEHQTFNIYIDGGPSPFTQTERYDMLRIGIQGYEVPDEERKDASLTFVIDVSGSMDMDNRLGLVKQSLEMLVEQLHRDDTVSIVVYGSEARIVLDPTPGSQSGRILSAIYSLRPEGATNAEAGLRLGYRMAMEGYNPDGINRVILCSDGVANVGETGPDAILEEIDHFVEEGITLTTIGFGMDNFNDTLMEQLADNGDGFYAYVDDRDEARKLFVDEITGTLQTIALDAKVQVEFNPDVVRNYRLVGYENRDVADEDFRDNDVDAGEIGAGHSVTALYEVKLYPDAYGKIATVYMRWEDPDTHQVVEISQDYYADQLERDFRKTDPNFQRAVVVAEFAEILKGSYWAEDSSLDDVYDEARRIEDDLRRDDDMEEFVDLVKMARRLW; from the coding sequence ATGAAGAACAGCCGGACGCCGCCTGCTGGTCTTCCATTCGTCCGCGCAGTTTGCGCTCTCATGCGCAAACCCAAGACAATATTTTCCAAATTAGGAGAAGAGAAAATGAACACCTTACGCAAAGCCTTTGGCTATTGTGCGGTTTTCCTGTTGGTGTTTCTCGCCGCATGCGGCGGGTCGCCAGCGACCGAAGCCCCCGCAACAGAGGCCGAATACTACGATTACGCTCCCGCCGCCACGGAAGCCGCTCCCATGGAGGAACAACCCGCTTCCATCATTCCGCAAGGCGGCAATTACCCGGCCCCCACTGCAAACGCAAACAACGAACCGTACGACATGTTCTTCGAAGACTATGGAGTCAACCCGTCCATTGATACCGAAGACGACAACCTCTCCACGTTCGCATTGGATGTGGATACCGGCTCGTACACCGTCATGCGGAATTATCTCAACGACGGTTTCCTTCCGCCGTCCGAATCTGTGCGCGTGGAGGAATACATCAATTATTTCGATCAGGGGTATGAACTTCCATCCGAGCATCAGACCTTCAACATTTACATCGACGGCGGACCTTCGCCCTTCACCCAAACCGAACGCTACGACATGCTCCGCATCGGGATTCAGGGATACGAGGTCCCGGACGAGGAGCGGAAAGATGCGTCTCTGACCTTCGTAATAGATGTCTCCGGCTCCATGGACATGGACAACCGCCTGGGCTTGGTCAAACAATCGCTCGAAATGCTCGTCGAGCAGCTTCATCGCGATGATACGGTCAGCATCGTTGTTTATGGATCGGAGGCGCGCATCGTTCTGGACCCGACACCCGGTTCGCAATCCGGACGGATTCTCTCCGCCATCTATTCGCTCCGCCCTGAAGGCGCGACCAACGCCGAAGCCGGTCTGCGCCTCGGCTATCGCATGGCAATGGAAGGCTACAATCCGGATGGAATCAACAGAGTGATCCTCTGCTCGGACGGGGTGGCAAACGTCGGCGAGACCGGACCCGATGCCATCCTCGAAGAGATCGACCATTTTGTCGAAGAGGGCATCACGCTCACCACCATCGGCTTCGGCATGGACAATTTCAACGACACGCTGATGGAGCAACTCGCAGACAACGGCGACGGCTTCTATGCCTACGTGGACGACCGCGATGAAGCCCGCAAACTATTCGTCGATGAGATCACAGGAACATTACAGACCATTGCACTGGACGCCAAGGTGCAGGTGGAGTTCAATCCTGATGTGGTGAGGAACTATCGGCTCGTCGGTTACGAAAACCGCGATGTGGCAGATGAAGACTTCCGCGACAATGATGTGGACGCGGGCGAGATCGGGGCGGGTCATTCTGTGACGGCGCTGTACGAGGTCAAGTTGTATCCCGATGCCTACGGAAAGATCGCCACCGTCTACATGCGTTGGGAAGACCCCGATACGCATCAGGTCGTGGAGATTTCACAGGATTACTACGCTGACCAACTCGAACGCGACTTCCGCAAAACCGATCCGAATTTTCAGCGTGCTGTGGTGGTCGCTGAATTTGCCGAGATATTGAAAGGCAGTTACTGGGCGGAGGACAGCTCGCTTGACGACGTGTACGACGAAGCCCGCCGTATAGAAGATGATCTGCGCCGCGACGACGACATGGAGGAATTTGTGGATTTGGTGAAGATGGCTCGTCGGTTGTGGTAA
- a CDS encoding alpha-glucosidase gives MGIPWYHKTTIYQIYPRSFMDSNGDGIGDLQGIIQKLDYLKDIGFETIWVSPFFASPQRDFGYDVADYLSIAPEFGSMEDALQLIEETHRRGMKIVFDLVLNHTSDQHPWFLESRSSRDNPKADWYLWRDKTNNWQSMTGGSGWHYAGERGQYYWASFLPFQPDLNWRNSEVKKTMFDIARFWLDKGADGYRLDIFNTIYKDEEFRDNPFAFKFAPTPNDPSGFLQKAKYSQDQPESFDLAGEFRTLTDEFGEILTVGEVAAARDVVRKYAGEETNDGLTLVFDFEMLQFKFTAEYFRKLIRDIEKHFPPPFMPVYVFSNLDKRRSIHRLGDDFRKAKLLAMLQFTLRGVTCTYYGEEIGMTNLKLPFATALDPIPRKYTAIPRFIFDWFDVTVNRDEVRTPMQWDESQNAGFSAAKKTWLPVHPNYPTVNVKRENADETSLLNTFKRLLKFRRENIAMQEGTLEMLGGLPGNVLGYARKTQREKRVALLNFDAREKEFEFEASECPFKLTGGEDIKDKAVRLNGFGGMILA, from the coding sequence ATGGGCATCCCCTGGTATCACAAAACGACGATCTATCAAATCTATCCGCGTTCGTTCATGGATTCGAACGGCGACGGCATTGGCGACCTGCAGGGCATCATCCAAAAACTGGATTACCTGAAGGATATCGGTTTCGAGACGATCTGGGTCTCCCCTTTCTTCGCCTCACCCCAACGGGACTTCGGTTACGACGTCGCGGATTATCTCTCGATCGCCCCGGAGTTCGGCTCGATGGAGGATGCCTTGCAGCTGATCGAAGAGACGCATCGGCGCGGCATGAAGATCGTCTTCGATCTGGTCCTCAATCACACCTCCGACCAGCATCCCTGGTTTTTGGAGTCGAGGTCTTCGCGGGATAATCCCAAGGCGGATTGGTATTTGTGGCGCGACAAGACTAACAACTGGCAGAGCATGACCGGCGGCTCCGGCTGGCATTACGCCGGGGAACGCGGACAATATTATTGGGCGAGTTTTCTCCCCTTCCAACCGGATCTGAACTGGCGCAACTCCGAAGTTAAAAAGACGATGTTCGACATCGCCCGCTTTTGGCTCGACAAAGGCGCGGACGGTTACCGCCTCGACATCTTCAATACCATTTACAAGGATGAGGAATTCCGCGACAATCCCTTCGCATTCAAGTTTGCGCCAACGCCGAACGATCCTTCCGGGTTTCTGCAAAAAGCAAAATATTCGCAGGACCAGCCTGAATCCTTCGACCTGGCAGGAGAATTTCGAACTTTGACCGACGAGTTCGGCGAAATCCTCACCGTCGGCGAAGTCGCTGCTGCGCGGGATGTCGTGCGCAAATATGCCGGGGAAGAAACAAACGATGGGCTGACCCTCGTCTTCGATTTCGAGATGCTGCAATTCAAATTCACGGCGGAATATTTCCGGAAATTGATTCGAGATATCGAAAAACATTTCCCGCCGCCATTCATGCCGGTATATGTCTTCAGCAATCTCGATAAAAGAAGAAGCATTCACCGGCTGGGAGACGACTTCCGCAAGGCGAAACTGCTTGCCATGCTTCAGTTCACGCTTCGAGGCGTGACCTGCACGTATTACGGCGAAGAGATCGGCATGACGAATCTCAAACTTCCATTCGCGACGGCGCTCGATCCGATTCCGCGCAAATACACCGCGATCCCGCGATTCATTTTCGATTGGTTTGATGTGACCGTGAACCGCGATGAGGTCCGCACGCCGATGCAATGGGACGAGTCACAGAACGCCGGATTTTCTGCGGCAAAAAAGACCTGGCTGCCGGTGCATCCGAATTATCCAACGGTCAATGTGAAGCGGGAAAACGCGGATGAAACTTCGCTCCTGAACACGTTCAAACGTTTGCTGAAATTTCGCCGGGAAAACATCGCGATGCAGGAGGGGACGCTGGAGATGTTGGGCGGATTGCCGGGAAATGTGCTGGGTTACGCGCGAAAAACACAAAGAGAAAAACGCGTTGCATTGTTGAATTTCGATGCGCGGGAAAAAGAATTCGAGTTCGAGGCATCCGAATGTCCTTTCAAGTTGACGGGCGGCGAGGATATAAAAGATAAAGCCGTTCGTTTGAACGGCTTTGGCGGGATGATTCTAGCGTAG
- the alaS gene encoding alanine--tRNA ligase, producing the protein MTKKLTGNQIRQDFIDFFVEHGHTAVPSMSLVPGGDSTLLFTNSGMVQFKDVFLGTDKRPYTRVVDSQKCMRVAGKHNDLEDVGRDDTHHTFFEMLGNWSFGDYYKKEAIAWSWQLLTEVWGIPKDKLYATCFEDDKGDIPRDDEAADAWKAQPGMNPDHVLFFGRKENFWQMAETGPCGPCSEIHIDLGEERDNLRGTDHVCGVNGECNRFLELWNNVFIQYNLFDDGRLELLPAKHVDTGMGFERIVAVLQGVDSNYKTDLFTSSLEVLRSLTGHSEKEMLADFTPYRVICDHARSAAFLIADGVVPGNAGRNYVARMIVRRAARFGSKLGLTEPFLAKVAEAVIEQYGDFYPELKKAQPAIMDNLTREEIRFARTVEAGTNHLQNLLSELRSSNSLLLDGHKAFDLYATYGLPFEISRDIAREQGLDVDEAGFNDAKEHHAKASGGGKAMGKLGGEDAEFFAGILKDLQAKGKLGKDGVEYDPYNGTDISRFSNLEVLALVVNGQLVNSAELDDQVEVILPKTGFYIEAGGQVDDTGYIRSVGAGSSRPDSAGWEIEVTGMRRASAGVIVHIGTVISGQPKVGDKATAEVDIVRRHDVMRNHTATHLLHKALHEVLSDQAKQAGSLVAPTHLRFDFNHPEAMTPEQVERVERMVNEAIAADMPVVKVTKSLDEAKKEGAMALFGEKYGETVRTISIMEDEKDKYSYELCGGTHLERTSDVGTFLIVSEGSAAAGVRRIEAVTGRGAYDLIHKRFKTLKQAAGSLKTSPDEVPARVDALQDEISELKKELANLRSQSALSTFNLLLSGVQTVKDINVLGAEIPNADVDTLRSLADKFREKHPKNGAALFVSGSTVIATVTEDVVKRGVKAGDLITGIGGKGGGRPNLAQGSLNGDVKQALEKLPKVVEEKTR; encoded by the coding sequence ATGACCAAAAAACTGACCGGCAACCAGATCCGCCAGGACTTCATCGACTTCTTCGTCGAACACGGCCACACCGCCGTGCCTTCGATGTCGCTCGTCCCAGGCGGGGACTCCACGCTGCTCTTCACCAACTCCGGCATGGTGCAGTTCAAAGACGTTTTCCTCGGCACCGACAAACGCCCCTACACCCGCGTAGTCGACTCGCAGAAGTGCATGCGCGTGGCGGGCAAACACAATGACCTTGAAGATGTCGGCCGCGACGACACGCATCACACCTTTTTCGAGATGCTCGGTAACTGGTCATTCGGCGATTACTACAAAAAGGAAGCCATCGCCTGGTCATGGCAGTTGCTCACCGAAGTCTGGGGCATCCCCAAGGATAAACTTTACGCGACCTGCTTCGAAGATGACAAGGGCGACATCCCGCGCGACGACGAAGCCGCAGACGCGTGGAAGGCACAGCCCGGAATGAATCCCGATCACGTCCTCTTCTTCGGGCGCAAGGAAAACTTCTGGCAGATGGCGGAGACGGGTCCCTGCGGTCCGTGCTCCGAGATTCACATCGACCTCGGCGAAGAACGCGATAATTTGCGCGGCACGGATCATGTCTGCGGCGTGAACGGCGAATGCAATCGCTTTCTCGAACTGTGGAATAACGTTTTCATTCAATACAATCTCTTCGACGATGGCCGCCTCGAACTGCTCCCTGCCAAACATGTCGATACCGGCATGGGATTTGAACGTATCGTTGCCGTTTTACAGGGCGTCGATTCCAATTACAAGACCGATCTCTTCACTTCTTCGCTTGAAGTGTTGCGCTCGCTCACGGGTCACAGCGAAAAAGAAATGCTGGCAGATTTCACGCCCTATCGCGTCATCTGCGACCACGCCCGCTCGGCGGCGTTTCTCATAGCGGATGGAGTCGTTCCGGGCAACGCGGGTCGCAACTACGTGGCGCGCATGATCGTCCGCCGCGCGGCTCGCTTCGGATCGAAGCTCGGACTCACTGAGCCTTTCCTTGCAAAAGTTGCCGAAGCCGTCATAGAACAATACGGCGATTTTTACCCGGAATTGAAAAAAGCCCAGCCTGCGATCATGGATAATTTGACCCGGGAAGAGATCCGCTTCGCCCGGACGGTCGAGGCGGGTACTAACCATTTGCAGAATCTACTCTCGGAGCTCCGATCCTCTAATTCTCTGCTCTTGGATGGTCACAAAGCCTTCGACCTGTATGCCACCTACGGTTTGCCCTTCGAGATCTCCCGCGACATCGCCCGCGAACAGGGACTGGACGTGGACGAAGCCGGTTTCAACGACGCAAAGGAACATCACGCCAAGGCTTCCGGCGGCGGCAAGGCCATGGGTAAACTCGGCGGCGAAGACGCCGAATTCTTCGCTGGCATTTTGAAAGACTTGCAAGCCAAGGGAAAACTCGGCAAGGACGGTGTGGAGTATGACCCATACAACGGCACGGATATTTCCCGCTTTTCGAACCTTGAGGTATTGGCTCTCGTTGTAAATGGGCAGTTGGTAAATTCTGCCGAACTTGACGATCAAGTCGAAGTCATTCTCCCAAAGACCGGTTTCTACATCGAAGCGGGCGGTCAGGTGGATGATACGGGTTACATCCGTTCCGTAGGGGCGGGGTCCTCCCGCCCGGATTCTGCCGGGTGGGAGATCGAAGTCACCGGCATGCGCCGCGCATCTGCAGGTGTGATCGTACATATTGGCACGGTCATCTCCGGCCAGCCAAAGGTGGGTGACAAAGCCACCGCCGAAGTGGACATCGTCCGCCGCCACGACGTGATGCGCAACCACACTGCGACTCACTTGTTGCACAAGGCATTGCATGAGGTTTTGAGCGATCAAGCCAAACAGGCGGGTTCGCTTGTGGCGCCGACGCATCTGCGATTCGACTTCAACCACCCCGAAGCGATGACGCCCGAACAGGTCGAACGGGTGGAGCGCATGGTCAACGAAGCGATTGCGGCGGATATGCCCGTGGTCAAGGTGACCAAGTCGCTGGACGAAGCCAAAAAGGAAGGCGCGATGGCGCTCTTCGGAGAAAAGTACGGTGAGACCGTCCGCACGATCTCCATCATGGAAGATGAGAAAGATAAATACTCCTACGAGTTGTGCGGCGGGACTCACCTTGAACGCACATCTGATGTCGGCACATTTCTCATCGTCAGTGAAGGCTCGGCAGCGGCAGGTGTGCGTCGCATCGAGGCGGTCACCGGGCGCGGCGCGTATGACTTGATCCATAAACGCTTCAAGACCTTGAAGCAAGCAGCTGGTTCCCTCAAGACTTCGCCGGATGAAGTGCCCGCGCGCGTGGACGCATTGCAGGATGAAATCTCTGAGTTGAAGAAGGAACTTGCCAACTTACGCTCGCAATCCGCGCTTTCCACTTTCAACTTGCTGCTCTCCGGCGTCCAAACCGTCAAAGACATCAACGTCCTCGGCGCTGAGATTCCGAATGCCGATGTGGATACGCTCCGTTCCTTGGCAGATAAATTCCGCGAAAAACATCCGAAGAACGGCGCGGCATTGTTCGTCTCAGGCAGCACTGTCATCGCCACCGTGACCGAGGACGTGGTCAAACGGGGAGTCAAAGCCGGGGACCTGATCACAGGCATCGGCGGGAAGGGAGGCGGACGTCCCAATCTTGCGCAGGGTAGCCTGAACGGAGATGTCAAGCAGGCGCTGGAGAAACTTCCGAAGGTCGTCGAAGAAAAAACAAGGTAG